In Erinaceus europaeus chromosome 10, mEriEur2.1, whole genome shotgun sequence, one DNA window encodes the following:
- the LOC103112119 gene encoding ficolin-1-like, with protein MELSKVRVALGPSGQLLLLLCLRTLSTWAADTCPEVQVVSLEGSDKMTILRGCPGLPGATGPKGFTGDPGKKGEPGSPGTRGRIGYFGPKGQQGEKGLPGQKGEPGSAEDCMKGARTCQDVLKRGHTLSGWYTIFLPFCRPMVVLCDMHTDGGGWTVFQRRVDGSVDFYRDWASYKKGFGSQLGEFWLGNDNIYALTNQGTNELRVDLVDFEGNHKFAHYRMFRIETEAEDYKLMLGDFVGGTAGDALTIHNGKTFSTKDKGMDSSRCAQVYQGAWWYASCHLSNLNGHYLGGAHHSYANGINWNSWRGYNYSYRLSEMKLRPPQPHIYWEW; from the exons ATGGAGCTGAGCAAAGTCAGGGTGGCCCTGGGGCCCTCAGgccagctcctcctgctcctgtgcCTCAGGACATTGAGCACCTGGGCTGCTGACACCTGTCCAG AGGTGCAGGTAGTGAGTCTGGAGGGCTCCGACAAGATGACCATCCTGCGGGGCTGCCCGGGGCTACCTGGAGCTACAGGGCCCAAGGGATTCACAGGTGATCCTGGAAAGAAAG GAGAACCAGGCTCCCCTGGAACCCGTGGGAGGATTGGATACTTTGGACCCAAAG GCCAGCAAGGGGAGAAGGGCCTTCCTGGGCAGAAAG GAGAACCTGGATCAGCTGAGGACTGTATGAAAG GCGCCAGGACCTGCCAGGATGTACTTAAGAGGGGACACACTCTGAGTGGCTGGTACActatcttcctgcctttctgCCGGCCAATGGTTGTGCTGTGTGACATGCACACTGatggagggggctggaca gtGTTCCAGCGCAGGGTGGATGGCTCTGTGGACTTCTACAGGGACTGGGCCTCCTACAAGAAGGGCTTTGGCAGTCAGCTGGGTGAATTCTGGCTGGGCAATGACAACATTTACGCCCTCACTAATCAGG GGACGAATGAGCTCCGTGTGGACCTGGTGGACTTTGAGGGCAACCACAAGTTTGCCCACTACAGGATGTTCAGAATAGAGACTGAGGCCGAGGATTACAAGCTGATGCTGGGGGACTTCGTGGGGGGCACTGCAG GCGATGCCTTGACAATCCATAATGGCAAGACCTTCTCTACCAAAGACAAGGGCATGGATTCCTCAAGGTGTGCCCAGGTCTACCAGGGAGCCTGGTGGTATGCATCCTGTCATCTCTCAAACCTAAATGGCCACTACCTGGGAGGGGCCCACCACAGCTATGCCAATGGCATCAACTGGAATTCATGGCGAGGATACAACTACAGCTACAGGTTGTCAGAGATGAAACTGCGGCCTCCCCAGCCGCATATCTACTGGGAGTGGTGA